In Paenibacillus sp. FSL M7-0420, a single genomic region encodes these proteins:
- a CDS encoding aminotransferase class I/II-fold pyridoxal phosphate-dependent enzyme: MNQQATPLFTALKKHAAGNPVQFHIPGHKKGLGTDAEFREFIGDNALSIDLINIAPLDDLHQPTGVILEAQKLAAEAFGADYTYFSVQGTSNAIMTMILSVCSEGDKIIVPRNIHKSVMSAIIFSGAKPIFVSPVQDENLGIDHGITTSSLERALRRHPDAKGVLVINPTYFGVCADLRSIVDLAHSYGVPVLVDEAHGVLIHFHEDLPVSAMQAGADMAATSVHKLGGSMTQSSVLNLNAKTGLVNPQRVQTILSMLTTTSTSYILLASLDTSRRNLALNGHEMAARTIALSNYARNSINEIEGLYSFGKEILGTEATFNHDPTKLNIHVRHLGITGYETENWLRQKYNIEVELSDMYNILCLITPGDTKESVDKLLAALQVLSAIHYSKGEIYELKVQVPNIPQLALIPRDAFYADTQLIPFRESAGYIIAEFIYVYPPGIPILLPGEVITQDNIDYIIDHVEIGLPVKGPEDRSITNIKVIVEAEPIS, from the coding sequence ATGAATCAACAAGCTACTCCCCTCTTCACTGCTCTCAAAAAGCATGCCGCCGGAAATCCAGTTCAATTCCATATTCCGGGACATAAGAAGGGGCTAGGGACCGATGCCGAATTCCGTGAGTTTATCGGCGATAACGCTCTATCCATAGATTTGATCAATATTGCACCGCTTGATGATCTTCATCAGCCCACCGGGGTTATTCTTGAAGCTCAGAAGCTGGCTGCTGAGGCTTTCGGCGCCGATTACACGTATTTCAGTGTACAAGGCACGAGCAATGCCATCATGACTATGATCCTCTCTGTCTGCTCAGAAGGAGACAAAATTATTGTGCCGCGCAATATTCACAAATCGGTAATGTCGGCCATTATTTTCTCCGGAGCCAAGCCTATTTTCGTCTCTCCTGTACAGGATGAGAATCTTGGGATAGACCACGGCATAACCACCAGCTCGCTGGAACGGGCTTTAAGGCGCCATCCGGATGCCAAGGGTGTCCTCGTTATCAATCCGACGTATTTCGGCGTATGCGCCGACCTCCGTTCGATTGTCGACCTGGCCCACAGTTACGGGGTTCCCGTACTTGTGGACGAGGCACATGGAGTACTGATTCATTTTCATGAGGACTTACCGGTATCGGCCATGCAGGCCGGTGCAGATATGGCAGCAACCAGTGTGCATAAGCTGGGCGGCTCCATGACGCAGAGCTCGGTACTGAACCTCAATGCCAAGACGGGTCTTGTCAACCCACAGCGGGTACAGACCATTCTCAGCATGCTGACCACCACTTCAACCTCATATATTCTGCTTGCCTCTCTGGATACCTCCAGACGCAACCTTGCCCTGAACGGCCATGAGATGGCGGCGAGAACCATCGCCTTGTCCAATTATGCCCGCAATTCGATCAACGAGATCGAGGGGCTGTACAGCTTCGGCAAAGAAATTCTCGGAACTGAAGCCACCTTCAATCATGATCCGACGAAGCTGAACATTCATGTAAGGCATCTGGGTATTACCGGTTACGAGACCGAGAACTGGCTCCGGCAGAAGTATAACATCGAAGTTGAACTCAGCGACATGTATAATATTCTTTGCCTGATTACCCCTGGAGATACTAAGGAATCTGTAGATAAGCTGCTTGCGGCGCTGCAGGTGCTCTCAGCGATCCATTACAGCAAGGGTGAGATCTATGAGCTTAAGGTACAGGTGCCGAATATTCCGCAGCTGGCCCTAATCCCGAGAGATGCCTTCTATGCGGATACGCAGCTGATTCCCTTCCGGGAGTCTGCCGGCTACATTATTGCAGAATTCATCTACGTCTATCCGCCGGGAATTCCTATTCTTCTCCCTGGAGAAGTTATTACCCAGGATAATATCGACTATATCATTGACCATGTAGAAATCGGATTGCCTGTCAAGGGACCCGAGGACCGCAGCATTACCAATATAAAAGTCATTGTCGAAGCGGAGCCGATCTCCTAA
- the aroA gene encoding 3-phosphoshikimate 1-carboxyvinyltransferase → MDVIVRPTPTLQGEFGALSSKNYTTRYLLVAALSEGVSTIFHPAHSEDSDAIRRCIADLGAVLTEDDEKIVVQGFGRHPRDVKELNVGNAGAVLRFLMAVAALSPEVTFVNTYPDSLGKRPHDDLILALGQLGVEVEHNNGRLPITIRGGKPQGGRITVSGAVSSQYLSALLFLTPLLEEDSEIIVLDDLKSKVVIGQTLEVLEQAGIIVHAADDYMSFKVPGRQSYAAKTYTVQGDYPGSAAVLAAAAVTKSDVTIHRLAERSKQGERAIVDVLRMMEVPLTHENGTVHVQGNGILKAVEFDGDAATDAVLAMVAAAVFAEGTSRFYNVENLRYKECDRITDYLAELTRAGAKVEERRDEIIVHGTPEGVEGGVTINAHYDHRVIMALTVVGLRARQPLLIKDAHHVAKSYPQYFDHLRLLGADVEWVK, encoded by the coding sequence ATGGACGTTATTGTTAGGCCTACGCCGACGCTGCAAGGAGAATTCGGAGCCCTTTCCTCCAAAAACTACACCACGCGCTACCTGCTGGTAGCCGCTCTCTCTGAAGGAGTCAGCACGATCTTCCATCCTGCCCACAGCGAGGACAGCGACGCGATCCGCAGATGTATCGCCGATCTAGGCGCAGTCCTGACCGAAGATGATGAGAAAATCGTAGTGCAGGGGTTCGGCCGCCATCCCCGTGACGTCAAGGAGCTGAATGTCGGGAATGCCGGCGCAGTCCTCCGGTTCCTGATGGCGGTGGCCGCGCTTAGCCCGGAGGTTACCTTCGTGAATACGTATCCTGATTCTCTGGGCAAGCGGCCGCATGACGACCTGATTCTGGCACTTGGCCAGCTCGGCGTGGAAGTAGAGCATAATAACGGGAGACTGCCGATTACGATCCGCGGCGGCAAGCCGCAGGGCGGACGGATTACCGTCTCCGGCGCCGTCAGCTCGCAGTATCTCAGCGCACTTTTATTCCTGACCCCGCTGCTTGAAGAAGACAGTGAAATCATCGTGCTGGATGATCTGAAATCCAAGGTGGTCATCGGGCAGACGCTGGAGGTGCTGGAGCAGGCAGGGATTATCGTACATGCGGCGGACGATTATATGTCCTTCAAGGTGCCAGGACGCCAGAGCTATGCTGCCAAGACCTATACGGTGCAAGGCGATTATCCGGGATCAGCCGCAGTGCTTGCGGCCGCAGCGGTGACGAAGTCGGATGTGACCATTCACCGGCTGGCTGAGAGAAGCAAGCAGGGGGAGCGGGCCATTGTTGATGTGCTGCGGATGATGGAGGTGCCGCTCACCCATGAGAACGGAACAGTGCATGTGCAGGGGAACGGTATCCTGAAGGCGGTGGAGTTCGACGGCGATGCGGCAACTGATGCGGTCCTGGCTATGGTGGCCGCGGCGGTTTTTGCCGAAGGGACCTCACGCTTCTATAATGTGGAGAATCTGCGCTACAAGGAATGCGACCGCATCACGGACTATCTGGCAGAGCTGACCCGGGCCGGTGCGAAGGTCGAGGAACGCCGGGACGAGATCATTGTGCATGGCACACCGGAAGGCGTGGAAGGCGGCGTAACGATTAATGCCCACTATGACCACCGTGTGATTATGGCCCTTACTGTAGTTGGTCTGCGGGCCCGCCAGCCACTGCTCATCAAGGATGCCCATCATGTAGCGAAGTCCTATCCGCAGTATTTCGATCATCTGCGCTTGCTGGGTGCGGATGTGGAATGGGTGAAGTGA
- a CDS encoding DUF1292 domain-containing protein: MSDHKHEHGHEHGEACGCGHDHDHEHEEFVLTLTNEQGEDVEMVLVETFDVGEKLYALLLERENPEADGIILRMEEEDEEMVLYNIEDEAEWKAVEEAYNELLAQQE, from the coding sequence ATGAGCGATCACAAACATGAGCATGGCCATGAACATGGTGAAGCATGCGGTTGCGGACATGATCACGACCATGAGCACGAGGAGTTTGTGCTGACCTTGACGAACGAGCAGGGCGAAGATGTAGAAATGGTACTGGTAGAAACGTTCGACGTAGGCGAGAAGTTGTACGCCCTGCTGCTTGAGCGCGAGAATCCGGAAGCAGACGGAATCATCCTTCGTATGGAAGAAGAAGACGAGGAAATGGTTCTGTACAACATTGAAGATGAAGCTGAATGGAAAGCTGTTGAAGAAGCTTATAACGAGCTGCTTGCCCAGCAAGAATAG
- a CDS encoding CoA-binding protein yields the protein MSFENPGRDQIGDILAAAGNIAVVGLSDKTDRTSYMVAGAMQSRGYRIIPVNPSVDGEILGEKCYHTLAEIPEPVDIVNVFRRSEYCAAVAQEAADIGARVLWLQQGIISQEAADIAAAHDMIAIMDRCIKVEEAITMKGRSRG from the coding sequence ATGAGCTTTGAGAATCCAGGCAGGGATCAAATTGGAGACATTCTGGCTGCCGCAGGCAATATTGCCGTAGTTGGCCTATCCGACAAAACAGACCGCACCTCTTATATGGTAGCCGGTGCTATGCAGAGTCGGGGCTACCGGATTATTCCGGTGAATCCATCGGTAGATGGTGAGATCCTGGGCGAGAAATGCTACCATACGCTGGCGGAGATTCCTGAGCCGGTGGATATTGTGAATGTGTTCCGCCGCAGTGAATACTGCGCGGCTGTTGCGCAGGAGGCTGCTGATATCGGCGCACGCGTGCTCTGGCTGCAGCAGGGTATCATCAGTCAGGAGGCGGCGGACATCGCCGCTGCCCATGACATGATCGCGATCATGGACCGCTGCATCAAGGTGGAGGAAGCGATCACGATGAAGGGCCGGAGCCGGGGGTAA
- a CDS encoding MFS transporter, with the protein MSGKAAERMHISLASPFILKMWIIIFLVEFVKGSLLVALLPVYMENILGLSVTVVGFAFALQYLGDNLFRSPFGWVMERIGYRWTMTGALLLLLVAVGLIIYAKDAVSLSLACLILGIGTSPLWPCTMTGITELAGSTRSGSSGAAMGAVEMASLAGTGVGPIIVNFMMDHGGQGYRTVFLVLMGFAAAVVAVALFLPSKIGGHAPRVVREISAEGPPVTRKPVRPLESLKRTWQQVTSSLKVSRLLFPALFLQAFAIGLMTPVVTLFARSELHVTPNQFSLLLIAGGGITVLTLIPAGKLVDKVGTSIFLNIGFLLAACSMAFFSQVRWLPLAFVAVALVGISYALILPAWNAFLAKQVPEGERGTVWGLFLTLQGSGMVAGPVVSGKLWDTVSHGAPFLASAGVMVVLFGLHLLIVHRTKLKHGTAH; encoded by the coding sequence ATGTCTGGCAAAGCAGCGGAACGTATGCATATCAGTTTAGCCTCACCGTTCATATTAAAAATGTGGATCATTATTTTCCTGGTCGAATTCGTCAAAGGATCGCTGCTGGTAGCTCTGCTGCCGGTCTATATGGAGAATATTCTGGGCCTCTCTGTAACGGTGGTCGGGTTCGCCTTCGCGCTGCAGTATCTCGGGGATAACCTGTTCCGCAGCCCGTTCGGCTGGGTCATGGAGCGGATCGGCTACCGCTGGACGATGACAGGAGCGCTGCTGCTGCTCTTGGTGGCAGTCGGGCTGATTATCTATGCCAAAGATGCCGTAAGCTTGTCCCTCGCCTGTCTGATTCTGGGGATCGGCACCTCGCCGCTGTGGCCTTGTACGATGACAGGCATCACCGAGCTGGCAGGCTCTACCCGGAGCGGCAGCAGCGGCGCAGCCATGGGGGCAGTGGAGATGGCCTCACTGGCCGGAACCGGCGTCGGTCCGATTATCGTCAACTTCATGATGGATCATGGCGGACAGGGTTACCGGACGGTCTTCCTGGTGCTGATGGGCTTCGCTGCTGCTGTAGTAGCCGTGGCGTTATTCCTGCCCTCGAAGATCGGCGGTCATGCGCCGCGCGTTGTCCGAGAGATATCGGCGGAGGGGCCACCGGTGACGCGTAAGCCGGTAAGGCCCCTGGAGAGTCTGAAGCGGACCTGGCAGCAAGTCACCTCCTCCCTGAAGGTAAGCCGCCTGCTGTTCCCGGCATTGTTCCTGCAGGCTTTTGCGATCGGGCTTATGACCCCGGTGGTCACCTTGTTCGCACGTTCGGAGCTGCATGTCACCCCCAACCAGTTCAGCCTGCTGCTGATTGCCGGGGGCGGGATTACCGTGCTAACCCTTATACCCGCCGGGAAGCTGGTCGATAAGGTCGGCACCTCCATCTTCCTTAATATCGGCTTCCTGCTGGCAGCCTGCTCCATGGCTTTCTTCTCACAGGTCCGCTGGCTGCCGCTGGCCTTCGTGGCAGTGGCGCTGGTCGGGATCAGCTATGCACTGATTCTTCCGGCATGGAACGCCTTCCTGGCCAAGCAGGTGCCGGAGGGCGAGCGCGGGACCGTCTGGGGACTCTTCCTGACGCTGCAGGGCTCAGGGATGGTTGCCGGTCCGGTGGTATCAGGCAAGCTGTGGGATACGGTCAGCCACGGTGCTCCTTTTCTGGCCAGCGCGGGAGTAATGGTTGTGTTATTCGGGCTGCATCTGCTGATCGTCCACCGGACGAAGCTGAAGCACGGCACGGCGCACTGA
- a CDS encoding rhodanese-like domain-containing protein encodes MNEIPQITPQELRKRLAAGEELVLIDVREEDEVAFGMIPGAQHIPMGQIPQHTDKLPSDTEIIFICRSGNRSQRVCEYLQQFGIQGSNLSGGMIEWDDTEA; translated from the coding sequence ATGAATGAAATTCCGCAAATTACACCGCAGGAGCTGCGTAAACGGCTCGCTGCCGGCGAAGAGCTTGTACTGATCGACGTCCGTGAAGAGGATGAGGTTGCCTTCGGCATGATTCCCGGTGCGCAGCATATCCCGATGGGCCAGATCCCGCAGCATACGGACAAGCTTCCGTCAGATACGGAGATCATCTTCATTTGCCGTTCCGGCAACCGCAGCCAGCGGGTCTGTGAATATCTGCAGCAATTCGGCATTCAGGGCTCTAATCTTAGCGGCGGCATGATCGAATGGGATGATACCGAAGCGTAA
- a CDS encoding glucose PTS transporter subunit IIA produces the protein MNWLGSLQQLGRAIMLPTMVLPAAAILLSLGSLPWSAWGLSSVSEVTTYAGQGIFYFMPYLFAVGVAWGLSNQAGPAGLAALAGMFTYDRIVSNMGDGAVQPATLIGIILGIVAGVAHNRFKNIKLPEAIQFFGGSRFVLLFMGLFSALFAWVMLGVSPLLQELLNELFRVVQVTGGYGVFVYGVLYRVLTAFGLHHILNNVFWFQLGSFTTPDGSAVVQGDLPRFFAGDPTAGVFMAGLFPIMMFALPAIAFAIIQEAREDLKPKIKKTFLRAALVCFLTGVSEQIEFAFLFASPYLFALHVVMSGLAMVLTYSLGIHHGFSYSAGTIDFFLNMHLSQRAWLLIPIGIGYGIVYYNVFRWAIRRFQIPTPGREEGSELGDWAGNIPYQAPLILEALGGKENIVQVQACITRLRLTVHNDRFIDTGALKGLGSAGIIKLGGGNVQVVFGTYSELIREEIDKLMLRDLPQVLFSAPIQGRMMPIEEVPDHIFAAKLVGDGVAFVPEKGELVSPVFGKVMHVYPTMHAVGIATPEGLEVLMHIGIDTSQLKGPFEALVQEGDSVEPGQLLVKFDLAFLKEHAASLATPMVITNPDRVKSWSYAPFKNVKKGQSSVMSVVLHESNVGGIEA, from the coding sequence TTGAATTGGCTCGGATCTTTGCAGCAGTTGGGCAGAGCCATTATGCTTCCTACCATGGTGCTTCCGGCGGCAGCGATTCTGCTGAGTCTGGGCAGCTTACCGTGGTCTGCATGGGGACTTTCTTCGGTATCCGAAGTGACGACGTACGCGGGGCAAGGAATATTCTATTTCATGCCTTATTTGTTTGCTGTCGGTGTGGCGTGGGGGTTGTCCAATCAGGCCGGACCGGCCGGACTGGCCGCACTCGCAGGGATGTTCACTTATGACCGGATTGTGTCCAACATGGGAGACGGGGCTGTACAGCCTGCAACATTAATTGGGATTATCCTGGGGATTGTAGCCGGTGTAGCGCATAACCGGTTTAAGAATATCAAGCTGCCGGAGGCGATCCAGTTTTTTGGCGGGTCGCGTTTTGTTTTGCTGTTCATGGGCTTATTCTCGGCGCTGTTCGCCTGGGTCATGCTCGGAGTGTCCCCGCTCCTGCAGGAGCTGCTTAATGAACTGTTCAGGGTAGTGCAGGTGACCGGCGGCTATGGAGTGTTTGTTTACGGGGTGCTGTATAGGGTGCTCACGGCCTTTGGCCTGCACCATATTCTTAATAATGTGTTCTGGTTCCAATTGGGCTCCTTTACGACGCCTGACGGCAGTGCAGTCGTACAGGGGGATTTGCCGCGTTTTTTTGCCGGTGACCCTACAGCGGGTGTGTTCATGGCCGGACTGTTCCCGATTATGATGTTCGCCCTGCCCGCGATTGCCTTTGCAATCATTCAGGAAGCGCGCGAGGACCTCAAGCCCAAGATCAAGAAGACTTTTTTGCGTGCAGCTTTAGTCTGCTTTTTGACCGGTGTGTCGGAGCAGATCGAATTCGCCTTCCTGTTCGCGTCGCCGTATTTGTTTGCGCTGCATGTGGTCATGTCCGGGCTTGCGATGGTGCTGACCTACTCGCTCGGGATTCATCACGGCTTCTCCTATTCGGCGGGGACCATCGACTTCTTCCTCAACATGCATCTGTCCCAACGGGCCTGGCTGCTGATTCCAATCGGGATCGGCTATGGCATTGTCTATTATAACGTGTTCCGCTGGGCAATCCGCCGGTTCCAGATTCCTACGCCGGGCCGTGAGGAAGGCTCTGAGCTGGGCGACTGGGCGGGCAATATCCCGTATCAGGCCCCGCTGATTCTGGAGGCGCTGGGCGGCAAGGAGAACATTGTGCAGGTGCAGGCCTGTATCACCCGGCTGAGATTAACGGTGCATAACGACCGCTTCATAGATACAGGGGCGCTTAAGGGGCTGGGCTCCGCAGGCATTATCAAGCTGGGCGGCGGCAATGTGCAGGTCGTCTTCGGGACGTATTCGGAGCTGATCCGCGAGGAGATTGACAAGCTGATGCTGCGCGATCTGCCGCAGGTGCTGTTCAGTGCGCCGATCCAGGGGCGGATGATGCCGATTGAAGAGGTGCCGGATCATATTTTTGCCGCGAAGCTGGTGGGGGATGGAGTGGCCTTTGTCCCGGAAAAGGGAGAGCTGGTCTCGCCCGTATTCGGCAAGGTGATGCACGTATACCCTACGATGCACGCAGTGGGTATTGCTACGCCCGAAGGGCTTGAGGTGCTCATGCATATCGGGATCGACACTTCGCAGCTTAAAGGGCCGTTTGAGGCGCTTGTACAGGAAGGGGACAGCGTGGAGCCGGGGCAGCTGCTGGTCAAGTTTGATCTGGCCTTCTTGAAGGAGCATGCCGCTTCGCTGGCGACACCGATGGTGATTACCAACCCGGACCGGGTCAAATCCTGGAGCTACGCGCCATTCAAAAACGTGAAAAAGGGGCAGTCTTCCGTCATGTCCGTGGTACTACATGAAAGCAATGTTGGAGGGATCGAAGCATGA
- a CDS encoding shikimate kinase produces the protein MDDRNIILVGMMATGKSTVGAILAEELDYELVDLDAVITGREGRSIADIFAEGGEQAFRSIESAVLQEMLQGERRVISTGGGAVLAPGNAEAMLEHGFVVALTASEDTIIERVSGDENRPLLAGNAANRVRSIMEQRREAYRFAHCTVDTTELNVAEVSQYILLRHRA, from the coding sequence ATGGACGATCGAAATATCATTCTCGTCGGGATGATGGCTACGGGGAAATCCACAGTAGGCGCCATTCTGGCCGAGGAGCTTGACTATGAACTGGTTGATCTGGATGCAGTAATTACGGGAAGAGAAGGCCGCAGTATTGCGGATATCTTCGCAGAAGGCGGAGAGCAGGCATTCCGGAGCATTGAATCAGCGGTACTTCAGGAAATGCTGCAGGGAGAGCGCAGAGTAATCTCTACAGGCGGAGGGGCGGTGCTTGCGCCGGGGAATGCCGAAGCCATGCTGGAGCATGGCTTCGTAGTGGCCCTTACAGCCTCGGAGGATACCATTATTGAACGGGTCAGCGGGGATGAGAACCGGCCGCTGCTCGCCGGCAATGCGGCAAACCGGGTCCGTTCCATTATGGAACAGCGCAGGGAAGCTTACCGTTTCGCGCATTGCACGGTCGATACAACGGAGCTGAATGTGGCTGAGGTCTCGCAATACATTTTACTGCGTCACCGCGCTTGA
- the gndA gene encoding NADP-dependent phosphogluconate dehydrogenase produces the protein MSKQQIGVIGLAVMGKNLALNIESKGFSVSVFNRSPEKTHDLVAEAAGKNLVGTFSVEEFVQSLEVPRKILIMVQAGQATDATIEQLLPYLDQGDIIIDGGNAYFPDTVRRSKYLEDKGFRFVGTGVSGGEEGALKGPSIMPGGQESAYKLVEPILTAISAHVGGEPCCTYIGPDGAGHYVKMVHNGIEYGDMQLIGEAYHLLKDVLGLDAKELHSTFAEWNNGELDSYLIEITKDIFAQYDEETGKPMVDVILDAAGQKGTGKWTSQSSLDLGVPLSMITESVFSRFLSAMKEERVEASKVLSGPATAPFDGDKAEFIENVRKALFASKIVSYAQGFAQLRVASDEYGWNLKYGELAKIWRGGCIIRSRFLQNITDAYENNAELKNLLLDPFFKDVMDNYQSAWRKVIASAVTLGIPVPGFSSALAYYDSYRTERLPANLLQAQRDYFGAHTFKRVDKEGVFHHNWLAE, from the coding sequence ATGTCAAAACAACAAATCGGCGTTATTGGCTTGGCGGTAATGGGCAAAAATTTGGCTCTTAACATCGAGAGCAAAGGCTTCAGCGTATCCGTGTTTAACCGTTCCCCGGAGAAGACACATGATCTGGTCGCAGAAGCAGCAGGCAAGAACCTGGTAGGCACGTTCTCCGTTGAAGAGTTCGTACAATCACTGGAAGTACCGCGCAAGATTCTGATCATGGTTCAGGCAGGCCAGGCTACGGATGCCACCATTGAGCAGCTTCTGCCGTACTTGGATCAAGGCGATATCATCATCGATGGCGGTAACGCTTATTTCCCTGACACGGTACGCCGCAGCAAATATCTTGAAGACAAAGGCTTCCGCTTCGTCGGCACCGGCGTGTCCGGCGGTGAAGAAGGCGCACTCAAGGGCCCTTCCATTATGCCAGGCGGTCAAGAAAGCGCGTATAAGCTGGTTGAACCTATCCTTACGGCGATTTCAGCCCACGTGGGCGGAGAGCCTTGCTGTACATATATCGGGCCGGACGGTGCAGGACACTATGTCAAAATGGTGCATAACGGCATCGAGTACGGTGACATGCAGCTGATTGGCGAAGCCTACCACCTGCTGAAGGACGTCCTGGGTCTGGATGCCAAGGAGCTGCACAGCACCTTCGCAGAATGGAACAATGGCGAGCTGGACAGCTATCTGATCGAGATTACGAAGGATATCTTCGCCCAGTATGACGAAGAGACCGGCAAGCCGATGGTGGACGTCATCCTTGATGCTGCCGGACAAAAGGGTACCGGCAAGTGGACAAGCCAAAGCTCGCTGGACCTCGGCGTTCCGCTGTCCATGATTACCGAATCTGTCTTCTCCCGCTTCCTGTCTGCTATGAAGGAAGAACGCGTTGAAGCCAGCAAGGTGCTGAGCGGCCCTGCTACGGCTCCATTCGACGGTGACAAGGCTGAATTCATCGAGAACGTGCGTAAAGCGTTGTTCGCCAGCAAGATCGTATCGTACGCCCAGGGCTTCGCCCAGCTGCGTGTGGCTTCTGACGAATACGGCTGGAATCTGAAATACGGCGAGCTGGCCAAGATCTGGCGCGGCGGCTGCATCATCCGTTCCCGGTTCCTGCAGAACATTACGGATGCATATGAGAATAATGCAGAACTGAAAAACCTCCTGCTTGATCCGTTCTTCAAGGATGTTATGGACAACTACCAGTCGGCATGGCGCAAGGTTATCGCGTCGGCTGTAACTCTGGGTATTCCGGTTCCGGGATTCTCAAGCGCCCTTGCATACTACGACAGCTACCGTACAGAACGTCTTCCGGCGAACCTGCTGCAAGCCCAGCGCGATTACTTCGGCGCTCACACCTTCAAACGTGTGGACAAAGAAGGCGTGTTCCACCACAACTGGCTGGCAGAGTAA
- a CDS encoding GNAT family N-acetyltransferase, with the protein MGEVTRTGHLSIAPLTRDDVISVTNLYRLSITAAFEGEGLGHLDSDIQQEIESKIRMINASLSPQNADTYFWVAKMDGKVAGTISYAPCGPDIRVCTGNKLDAVGELGSLYVLPDYQGQGIASALIAELMIFLRQQGITEFCLDSGYRRAQTKWLQKFGTPYAAVQDYWGPDSVQMVWLCSVRDPEDS; encoded by the coding sequence ATGGGTGAAGTGACGAGGACAGGCCACTTAAGCATAGCTCCGCTTACCCGGGACGATGTTATCTCAGTAACGAATCTTTACAGGCTTTCGATTACGGCTGCTTTTGAAGGTGAGGGACTGGGTCACTTGGACAGTGACATTCAGCAGGAGATCGAGTCCAAGATACGGATGATTAACGCTTCCCTGAGTCCGCAGAATGCAGATACGTATTTCTGGGTGGCCAAAATGGACGGGAAGGTCGCCGGCACCATCTCTTATGCACCTTGCGGGCCGGATATCCGGGTCTGTACAGGAAACAAGCTTGATGCTGTAGGTGAGCTGGGCAGTCTATATGTTCTGCCGGATTATCAGGGGCAAGGGATTGCTTCGGCCCTGATTGCGGAACTGATGATATTTCTCAGACAACAGGGGATTACCGAGTTCTGCCTGGATAGCGGCTATAGACGGGCGCAAACCAAGTGGCTGCAGAAGTTCGGAACGCCCTATGCAGCAGTGCAGGATTACTGGGGACCGGATTCCGTTCAAATGGTATGGTTATGCAGCGTGAGGGACCCAGAGGACTCATAG